The Aeromonas veronii genome includes the window GCGCACGTGTCAGGCCGTGAAAAAAGTTTTAAAGGCGTCAATTGGCCTTTTGGGTCGCACGCTTTCTCAACCAGATCAAGGCATTGTGCCCAAGCCAGGCCTCTTTGCTCTGCAACGCATAGAGCGCCGCTTCGTCGCGGCTGCCCGCTTGCCATGCTTGGGGATCCTGTTTTGGTAGCTTGCGCTGACCCAGCAGACAGGCGGGGACATGGGGATTGATGGCCATGGCCGCCGCCAGATAGGGGGCCGCCGCCGCGTCACCCTCCCGGACAAAGATCATCAGCGCCTGGTTGTAGCGCAGCCAGCAGGAAGCTTCATCAAAGCGCATCAGCAGGGCTTGAAGGGCATCCCACTCTCCCGACCGGGCATAGAGGCTGGATAAGGGGTGACGACTGCCCGGCTCATCGCTCACGCAGAGCGCGAGCAGGGCCAGATACTCGGCCCGTGCCCCATCGAGTTCTCCCAGCCGCAACAGGCAGTCGGCCCGCCCGGCCCTAGCCGCCAGCAAGGGGCGCGCCGCCTCGGCGCCCCAACCATGCCCGGCGGTGGCTTGCCAGAAGGTGTCATCGAATTGCGGCTCGGCATCGTGGATTATCTTGTCAAACCAGCCGAGGCGCGTCCCGGGATCGCGACAGGCGGCCGCCTGTTCAAA containing:
- a CDS encoding UPF0149 family protein — translated: MNPATRTRLLNQWIQQHSQQTLCYPALHGFLCARLTGPALPDWQAPLSGLFEDACEPDAQSGAALSHLITELETLADEGQLALPSQCRLSTGTPEQVFAKTHPLGQWSYGFSLGLACWPAPTDLNAPLTRLRYSLAAELCLFRDEPMARMLHQAAGSELSFLDFCKRQRQQMKAALNQLLILDQQLSVSDDQQAPETEQSRQWQAWFEQAAACRDPGTRLGWFDKIIHDAEPQFDDTFWQATAGHGWGAEAARPLLAARAGRADCLLRLGELDGARAEYLALLALCVSDEPGSRHPLSSLYARSGEWDALQALLMRFDEASCWLRYNQALMIFVREGDAAAAPYLAAAMAINPHVPACLLGQRKLPKQDPQAWQAGSRDEAALYALQSKEAWLGHNALIWLRKRATQKAN